Genomic window (Maridesulfovibrio ferrireducens):
CTGCCCTAAAAAAGCAGGGCCGGAATAAAAGGTAACAGGACACCATGTCACTTAAGTTAATAGCACGATCCGATACGGAGCAGGTTACTCTCGAAGAAGCAAAAAAGCATCTTCGGCTTTCGCCTGACTTTGTGGATCATGATGATAAAATCAAACTCATCATTTCAGCCGCGAGAGCACAGGGCGAAGCTCATACTCATCGGGTATGGAATAAGGCGCAATTTGAATTGCGTTGTCATGGGTTCCCCAGTCGTGACGGAGTGCTGGAATTGCCTTTGCCTCCGCTTTGTTCTGTTGAATCGGTAAAATATATCGATAACAAAGGCGTTGAAACTGTCTTGCCTGTTGAAAGCTACCAAGTAGATGTTGATTCGATGGTCGGTTCAATTTATCCGGCTTTTGAACAGACATGGCCCGAAGTACGCGCGGAACGTTTCGCGGTTCGTGTTGCATTCACTGCCGGCTATGAAAATTTTCCACCAGCTCTTCAGCAATGGATGCTTGTTCGAATCGCCGATTATTACGCAAATCCTGAAAGCGTGATTGTTGATACGCAATCAATCAATAAAGTCGATATTTCAGACGTAATAGATGGGCTTTTAGATCCGTTCATTATCCCGGTGGTGGCCTAATGAAGCTCGGCGATATGACTCATAAAATTTCGATTCAGAAAAAAGGAAGCGTTCCTGATGGCATAGGCGGGGAAGAATCCGATTGGGTAGATCATGCTTCGGTTTGGGGTAAGGCTATTCCTCTTTCCAGCCGGGAGTTTTTTCAGCAGCAAAAAGAACAAGCCGAATCTATTCTTGAATTTAGGTTCAGAGTTTGTGAAGTCCCAGTTGTGAAACTTTCGATGCAGATCGTTTATAACAGCGAAGAATACGACATTTTAAGCGCCGATCCTGTTGATAATATGCAAACTTGGTTAGTTCGCGGGAAAGTGACGAAATAAAATTTCGGAAGGCTTCTCGAAAGCCTTTAAGAAAGGTTGCCGGAAGGCTTAAGCAAAGGGTTTAAGGTTCCTACCCGAAAGGGTTAGGGGAAGTCTTTGAAAATGAAATAGTGAGTTTGTGAGATTGCCGCGCTCCTCAGTTTATTGAGGAGCGCGGGATTTGATTTATTAGTTTTTTGCTACCATTTTAAGAATTGCCGCAGACTTTCCTGTTTTCTTTGGTTTGAGGCTCATTTCAACAGCTTCAAGACCTGCAAGGCCATTAAGCATAGTGTCACGAACATGTTCTACAATAAATGCTTCGCCATACTGGTCACGTTTTTCAAACAATTCTTGCAAAGTTGTTAAAATACAACAAGCATCCTGCATTTTGTCTGTGTGAATGGAGAAATCAGTTTTATCCACAATTCACCTCTTTTGCTAAGAGAAGTTGTTCCGCTTCAATAACAGCATCATATGCAAAAAATAGAGCTTCACGGTCTCCCTTATTTGCACTGTATAAACCTCTCAAAAGCGCAAGTTTGGCAGCTTGAAAGCATCCTTGAACACAACAACTTTGACTTGCGGACATAGAGGCAAGAGCTTCAAGTACTGCATCTTTTCTTGTGAGTGGTGCGGAGGCTATCTCCTCGTGTTTTTCAGATACACCACAAAGTCTAGTCTGTTCTTCTACATATTGAATTGCATAGGTGAGATGTTCGAGTGGAATATCTTTAATACTGTCCACCTGCATAAATTCGTTTAATTCGGACCATGCCGCACGAAAATGGGAACTCGTAACGTTTTGGTGCTTCGTGCGCACCCATCTGTCTACGAGTTCACGTAAGTTTCGACGATCGTTAGAGGTTGAATCCGTCAAACTCTGCTTTTCGGCTTTCTGCTCGGCTTGGTAGGAACCTGTTTTGCGGATAGAAGGAAGAACTTCCGAAGTTACCCACTTTTTGAATTTTTTAGCTTCGGGTTTGCGGGAACGCAGGATTAAGGAGTAGAGGCCGGATTCGTTGATGATGGTGGCTTTGCTTCCACCATTTCCACTCGGATTACTAATCAGAGTGCGATCATCTTCATCGATATATTTGGTTGCGTCACTAGGGTTTTTAAAGCCGAGAGACGCACAAACGTCTTTAGCAACAAACCAAGGATTACCGTCTTTATCTTGAATGACTCGAATTTCAGATTGACCGAACTGGAAGGGAATAATGTTACTCATTGTTCCGTCTCCCGTGTCTGAGAATTATCAATATTTTCTGCGGCAGTTCTTACTTGACGACAAAGAAGATCAATAAGGTTTGCATCGCCTTCCCGGTTGGTTCTCCGGTAAGTTTCCACCAGTATATCCATACTGGCAACGGCTGAGTAAATGATTTGAACGGGATCGCCTGAAAAGTCTTTGGCGGGGTTGATGTTATTTTCATGGAAAAGCCCCTTGTGCAAGGTGGAAAGGGCTATGTTGATTTTATCTTCAACATTTTCGCATAAGCCTTCTATTAAAAGGACCATTGCAGGGTTCTTTTCTTGATCTACCACTTCTGAAAGAGCGGAAAAAAGATCGTGACATGCCCGCATGTTGTTTTCAACTGTGCGGTAAAGGATTTCTTTCTGATTGCTGGCCGTGCTTCTTTCGTGTAAATTGTTCTGATCCATGACTAACCTCCTATTAAGGTTTTTTGTGGTTAGGCTCGGTTGGGTGCTGTTACACCTTGCCGGGCCGAATTAAATTTACTTCTCTTTTTTCTTCTCTTCGTCTTTTGCTAAAATCCTTTCCATACATTCCATAAAAAGCTGTTTTATTGTTACGTCATTTTCCGCAGCGTAAATTTTTAATCGTCTACGAAAGTCCTTATCCAACCGTACTGAGAAGATAACTTCTCCTTCTCTTTTGCTCATGTCTGTTTATACTTATGTCAGTACAAAGTGTCAACAAAAAAATACCAACCGTCTTTGTTTTTTTGACGATTGGTATTTGCGGAGAGGTTATTTTGACTATTTGTCGAAAAGATAAATACTTATACTGCACCCATAAGGCCCGTTTGTAGGGTCTCCACATTTGTCTTCATATCCAAGGATATCAATAATAGAGGCTTGCACATTTGCTCCAGCATCCATTATTATTGCTAATTCCTTTGCCGTTTGAGAGTTTATGTAGCCTAAGACCTGACCTTTTTCTGTTACGACCTCAATTGCATTTGGGTCATGTTTATTGTCGGGGTCTCTTATTAAATCAATTTCTGTATATTTTGCTTCTTCACGGTATAGTTTCTTACCGATGCTTTTTAGATAAGACTGTCGTTTGCCAAATGACACGCCTGCAACTTTTGTATTGAACTCGCTAATAATTTTTGATCTCGGGATTGTTGATTTTGGCTTGTTATTACCTCCCCAATTTTCTGGGTTAAAGGGCATAACTTCCCAAAAGTAATAAACACCTGAAACAATTATAACAAGAACGATAAAAAGAATTATTCCAATTGTGGATATTTTGGACAGTGCTGAAAGAAGTAAAAGCACTCCTATAAGGTAAGCTACGCTGGAAATCATTTAACGTTCTCCTCATCATCAGGACATATATATGATTTGTCATTATAATTAAGTTCTGGAGGATTAAAGCCAGCGTCGTATACTTCTCTAATTGTGCCGTTTTTATCTGATTTAAGACAAATATAGCTATTTTTGCTGTAACCTTTTGACCTTCCACCAAAACTCATTTTGTGTGCATAAGGGACGCAAATTGTAGCTATTCCGTTTTCACAAATGAGGTGACTTTTATTAAGGCCAGCATAAGCTAACTTATAGTCTTTCCCTATAAACAATTGGCAATAGGATTCGGCTTGACCATAAAGGGTTACCCCGCATCCGCTAAGCCCTCCTGTTAATGTAACCACCAATATAATTAAAATTATTTTCTTCATAAAACCTCCATTGTTATGGCGGCTACCAGATACTAGAAATCAAATCAAGTCTCACAAACTGAAAAGGTGAATCATGTTGAAAGCAAACGTTGATTGTTCCCTTTTGGAATTTGATCAGGTTACAGCAGAACTTAAAGCTTACCTTGAAGATAATTGTGAAAGCCTTGCTCATCAAATCAAGGACGAAGCAATACGTCTTTGTCCTATTGATGATGGCAAAATGGTGAAAACCATCAAAGTTGCGAAAAATGGTGATGATTACCGTGTTGTAGTGCGCGATCCTAAGTCTCATTTGGTTGAATTCGGCCATGTAGTTGAAGATAAAAATGGAAACATTGTTGGCCATGCCCAGCCAAAACCTTTCTTGAGGCCAGCTCGTGAGAAAGTTATCGGTGAACTTTTGAGAGCCGGAACGAAAGGTATCGACTTTGTTAATTCGTCTGGATTCTTTGGTAATCATTGGGAAGGATAATTGTTGCTATGCAAAATAAGAAGAGTTACAATAATAAACAACGTTGTCCACATTGCAAAAGGCTACTTTTCGTTGGTGTAGCTTTGAATATAGAAATTAAATGTAAATGTGGTAAATGTATTAAATTTAATAAAAGCGGACCACTGAAAGCCGCATAACATTCGCATCGCGAAACTTGAGTCCTGAGAGGGCCTGAAAGCTGGAACAACCCGGCATTCAGGCCCTTTTGCGTTTGGTGGAGTATATGAAAAGACTTTATAAGGAAATACAGGATAAATTTAATACTGACTTAAGCGGGTTTAAAACTGCTGTTGGTCGTCTTTTCTATGCTCACGTTCCACCAGAAACAAAACAGCCTTACGCCATTTTGCATTGTATTAGTGATCTTAGTGCAGACACATTTACCGAAACTATAAATTCTATTGTTCTTCAATGTGATGTTTATACGGATTCAGATTCTTCCGGCTCATGTCATGACGCATTAAAGAGTGCCATTTCTTTTTTTACGAAAATCGTTTTTGAACCTGCTGGTTTTGCAAACGTTCGATTTATTAAGGACCGGGTAGAGCATCCCCGGCGTGAACATAAACTTTGGCGCGGCTCCGTTGATATTCGGGCAGTCGTCGAACAAACACAGGATTAAAAACTATGGGCAATAGACCACAGTATCAATTGGGTGTGGACTGCGCGGTTGTCTTAAACTGGCGCACTCCAGAAGCGTCTTTTGTTAAAGGACTTAACCGTCTTGGCTTACCTGAAATGAGTCGCGATGCAATTTCTGTAGAAGAATTTAGAAGAGATTTTTCTATTGAGTTTACTACTGGCGGTAAATTCGGGCGAGTTACTTTCTCAGGGAATACCATTTTTGGTGATTCTACCGGACAAGACTTACTTAAGCAGTACCTAGTTGATAATGCCAGAATCACGAATGCTGTCGTAATGCTGGATAAAATAAACTTCATGGCACTTGATCTTGCTCGTGACCCTGAAGGCTGTTTTCAGGTTTCAAAAGCCTCTCCCGGCGAAGCTGATAAGAACGGTGTTTTTTCTTTTTCTGGTGAGATGGTTTGCGGCGGCAGGGTTGCATATTTCACAAAACATATGGTTGCCGACACCATTGCATTTGTTGCCGGTTCTACTGGTGTAAATGACACCGTCACTGACTCAGGTAGTGGTTTTGTGACAGCTGGTTTTGCGGCTGGACAGACTTTAATCGTCGACGGATCTGCATCAAACAATGGCTATTACATTATCAAAGAAGTTGCCGCCGGCATACTGACTCTTGAAAGTGAAGGTTTGTTAACCACAGCTGATGCTGGTGTTCTAACTTCTCTCGACGGCGGAAAACTTTAATTCAATCGGGTTAATTCCCAATCGATAAAGGGGTAGGTCGGATTGCTCCTTTCCGACCTACCCACCAAGGAGCAAACATGAAAGTTTTAATGAACGATTTGAACCCCGGTACAAAATTTTATTTTAACGAAAATAAGCCAAAAGATGGTTGTATTTACCTACGCAGATTGGATTCTGAAGAAGGAAAACGAATTAATAAAGCATGCACAACTAAAAAGATTGAATACAAAAAAGGTCAAAGATTCGCCTTTGAAGAGTTTGATGACAGCAAATTTGATCTATTATTTTATGATTATGTGATTGTTAGTTGGGAAGGTCTTGAAGATGAAGACGGAACTCCGATCCCTTGCACTGCTAAAAATAAAAAGACTCTCGCAATGAAATCTCTTGTTTTCCAAAAAATACTTGCTGATGCAATGGACAAACTTGAAGAAGCTCACATTGAACAGGAAGAAGCTACTGAAAAAAACTAATTGAATTCGCACGATGGTTGGCTTGCGAGGGCCGTCTGCCGTGCGAAGAGTGCAGACGAGCTTATGTCGTCACGACTTGGGACAAAGAGGAAGAAAAAGAGCGCAAAAGTGACGGGCCTCCGTGCTGGGCATGTCGGCCGGAAATTTATCCGGAGAATGAAGAAGCTGTAGAAATTTATTCCCATTGTTCTGGTCAATGGATTTGCGGCGCAAGCGGAGTTGTAGATTTGAATATAGGGACAGCTCTTCAGGTTATGGATGTTTTTGAAGTTGACGATAAAAAGAGTTGTTTAATGGGTGTAAAACAAATTGCCCAAGTACAGCTCGCTAAATGGCGAGAAGAAAGGGAAGAACAGGAAAGCAAAAATGGGCATTAGAATTCCGGGCATATATGTAGAGGTTAAGGGGGATTATTCCGCTCTTGATGAAGATATGCGTAAAGCGC
Coding sequences:
- a CDS encoding phage head-tail connector protein, whose amino-acid sequence is MSLKLIARSDTEQVTLEEAKKHLRLSPDFVDHDDKIKLIISAARAQGEAHTHRVWNKAQFELRCHGFPSRDGVLELPLPPLCSVESVKYIDNKGVETVLPVESYQVDVDSMVGSIYPAFEQTWPEVRAERFAVRVAFTAGYENFPPALQQWMLVRIADYYANPESVIVDTQSINKVDISDVIDGLLDPFIIPVVA
- a CDS encoding phage head closure protein: MKLGDMTHKISIQKKGSVPDGIGGEESDWVDHASVWGKAIPLSSREFFQQQKEQAESILEFRFRVCEVPVVKLSMQIVYNSEEYDILSADPVDNMQTWLVRGKVTK
- a CDS encoding Bro-N domain-containing protein, translated to MSNIIPFQFGQSEIRVIQDKDGNPWFVAKDVCASLGFKNPSDATKYIDEDDRTLISNPSGNGGSKATIINESGLYSLILRSRKPEAKKFKKWVTSEVLPSIRKTGSYQAEQKAEKQSLTDSTSNDRRNLRELVDRWVRTKHQNVTSSHFRAAWSELNEFMQVDSIKDIPLEHLTYAIQYVEEQTRLCGVSEKHEEIASAPLTRKDAVLEALASMSASQSCCVQGCFQAAKLALLRGLYSANKGDREALFFAYDAVIEAEQLLLAKEVNCG
- a CDS encoding HIRAN domain-containing protein, whose translation is MISSVAYLIGVLLLLSALSKISTIGIILFIVLVIIVSGVYYFWEVMPFNPENWGGNNKPKSTIPRSKIISEFNTKVAGVSFGKRQSYLKSIGKKLYREEAKYTEIDLIRDPDNKHDPNAIEVVTEKGQVLGYINSQTAKELAIIMDAGANVQASIIDILGYEDKCGDPTNGPYGCSISIYLFDK
- a CDS encoding lipoprotein, producing the protein MKKIILIILVVTLTGGLSGCGVTLYGQAESYCQLFIGKDYKLAYAGLNKSHLICENGIATICVPYAHKMSFGGRSKGYSKNSYICLKSDKNGTIREVYDAGFNPPELNYNDKSYICPDDEENVK
- a CDS encoding HK97 gp10 family phage protein, which gives rise to MLKANVDCSLLEFDQVTAELKAYLEDNCESLAHQIKDEAIRLCPIDDGKMVKTIKVAKNGDDYRVVVRDPKSHLVEFGHVVEDKNGNIVGHAQPKPFLRPAREKVIGELLRAGTKGIDFVNSSGFFGNHWEG
- a CDS encoding DUF1799 domain-containing protein; translation: MACEGRLPCEECRRAYVVTTWDKEEEKERKSDGPPCWACRPEIYPENEEAVEIYSHCSGQWICGASGVVDLNIGTALQVMDVFEVDDKKSCLMGVKQIAQVQLAKWREEREEQESKNGH